One stretch of Sardina pilchardus chromosome 17, fSarPil1.1, whole genome shotgun sequence DNA includes these proteins:
- the LOC134062350 gene encoding uncharacterized protein LOC134062350 isoform X1: MFSSFSKFILQVDVELSCVVLVVVEKLIEKEFNCPCNSSNNFFFCGLVASSGFIIIGLTVLIQVHHYKKLLIKKKEENKDQAVRQKEKEEKRTIPIFQYPCIIVLSGLISIFAWLTLWFAEGHYYLCLQSSLDGVWAQSNSKGTPNKWCEPYHINSIQRKEQIIKSTEQFNDSQKISIWLFVCLTVWILCYCILLIYVGCGNEEKEQQTERNAENMPLNQQQSSNVCQQEKQTMTSEELLETTSNQTVPNDPPASSATQVSQATGGMQPDGDGAETDVHLDRTSKCPNANTYPLKKNIKQKQMITLLLTPNGHHHPSPPHWLPLGPALWHSCAGADGSLGNVWSLVVYILGNLPIAICCHTYGIFRNNILI, encoded by the exons ATGTTTTCTTCATTTTCTAAGTTCATCCTTCAAGTGGATGTTGAGTTGTCATGTGTTGTCCTTGTTGTAGTGGAAAAACTGATAGAAAAAGAGTTCAATTGTCCTTGCAACTCAAGTAACAATTTCTTTTTCTGTGGGCTTGTGGCTAGTTCAGGTTTCATAATTATCGGTCTTACTGTGCTCATCCAAGTGCATCATTACAAGAAACTGCTgataaagaagaaagaagaaaacaaagacCAAGCTGTCAGAcagaaggaaaaagaagaaaaaagaacaatTCCAATATTCCAATACCCGTGTATTATTGTCTTATCAGGTTTGATCTCCATATTCGCTTGGCTCACATTGTGGTTCGCTGAAGGACACTACTATCTATGTCTCCAGAGTTCATTGGATGGTGTTTGGGCACAGTCCAACTCGAAAGGAACGCCTAACAAGTGGTGTGAACCGTATCATATTAACTCAATTCAACGCAAAGAACAAATAATCAAATCAACCGAGCAGTTCAACGACTCTCAG AAAATTTCCATATGGCTGTTTGTTTGCCTTACTGTGTGGATATTGTGCTACTGCATTTTGCTGATTTATGTGGGTTGCGGAAATGAAGAGAAGgagcagcagacagagagaaatgcagaAAACATGCCATTGAATCAACAGCAGTCGTCAAATGTCTGTCAACAAGAGAAGCAAACAATGA CTTCAGAGGAGCTATTGGAAACCACAAGTAACCAGACGGTGCCCAATGACCCACCTGCCTCATCAGCAACCCAGGTCAGCCAGGCTACAGGGGGAATGCAGCCTGACGGGGACGGTGCTGAGACGGATGTGCATTTGGACAGAACCAGTAAATGTCCAAATGCAAATAcatatcctttaaaaaaaaatattaaacaaaaacaaatgatcaCCCTGCTTCTCACCCCTAATGGCCACCATCACCCATCCCCACCTCACTGGCTCCCCCTGGGTCCAGCACTCTGGCACAGTTGTGCAGGTGCAGATGGGTCATTGGGCAACGTCTGGTCACTTGTGGTTTACATTTTGGGAAATTTGCCTATTGCCATATGTTGCCACACATACGGGATTTTCCGGAATAATATTCTTATTTGA
- the LOC134062350 gene encoding uncharacterized protein LOC134062350 isoform X2, with the protein MFSSFSKFILQVDVELSCVVLVVVEKLIEKEFNCPCNSSNNFFFCGLVASSGFIIIGLTVLIQVHHYKKLLIKKKEENKDQAVRQKEKEEKRTIPIFQYPCIIVLSGLISIFAWLTLWFAEGHYYLCLQSSLDGVWAQSNSKGTPNKWCEPYHINSIQRKEQIIKSTEQFNDSQEQQTERNAENMPLNQQQSSNVCQQEKQTMTSEELLETTSNQTVPNDPPASSATQVSQATGGMQPDGDGAETDVHLDRTSKCPNANTYPLKKNIKQKQMITLLLTPNGHHHPSPPHWLPLGPALWHSCAGADGSLGNVWSLVVYILGNLPIAICCHTYGIFRNNILI; encoded by the exons ATGTTTTCTTCATTTTCTAAGTTCATCCTTCAAGTGGATGTTGAGTTGTCATGTGTTGTCCTTGTTGTAGTGGAAAAACTGATAGAAAAAGAGTTCAATTGTCCTTGCAACTCAAGTAACAATTTCTTTTTCTGTGGGCTTGTGGCTAGTTCAGGTTTCATAATTATCGGTCTTACTGTGCTCATCCAAGTGCATCATTACAAGAAACTGCTgataaagaagaaagaagaaaacaaagacCAAGCTGTCAGAcagaaggaaaaagaagaaaaaagaacaatTCCAATATTCCAATACCCGTGTATTATTGTCTTATCAGGTTTGATCTCCATATTCGCTTGGCTCACATTGTGGTTCGCTGAAGGACACTACTATCTATGTCTCCAGAGTTCATTGGATGGTGTTTGGGCACAGTCCAACTCGAAAGGAACGCCTAACAAGTGGTGTGAACCGTATCATATTAACTCAATTCAACGCAAAGAACAAATAATCAAATCAACCGAGCAGTTCAACGACTCTCAG gagcagcagacagagagaaatgcagaAAACATGCCATTGAATCAACAGCAGTCGTCAAATGTCTGTCAACAAGAGAAGCAAACAATGA CTTCAGAGGAGCTATTGGAAACCACAAGTAACCAGACGGTGCCCAATGACCCACCTGCCTCATCAGCAACCCAGGTCAGCCAGGCTACAGGGGGAATGCAGCCTGACGGGGACGGTGCTGAGACGGATGTGCATTTGGACAGAACCAGTAAATGTCCAAATGCAAATAcatatcctttaaaaaaaaatattaaacaaaaacaaatgatcaCCCTGCTTCTCACCCCTAATGGCCACCATCACCCATCCCCACCTCACTGGCTCCCCCTGGGTCCAGCACTCTGGCACAGTTGTGCAGGTGCAGATGGGTCATTGGGCAACGTCTGGTCACTTGTGGTTTACATTTTGGGAAATTTGCCTATTGCCATATGTTGCCACACATACGGGATTTTCCGGAATAATATTCTTATTTGA